Proteins encoded by one window of Halomonas sp. Bachu 37:
- a CDS encoding S9 family peptidase yields the protein MKAQPCATPSSPVARHARADDPQWHWLEERDNPEVSAFLQAANAQSDTWFAPYTTEIQALYDSQLARRELAVSGLKTALDHFTFWSETAADADHPLWWRHPNGDPDTAECVLDVNRRAARHEFYELADMALSPEETWLAWTEDIQGDERYQLWLKRLPDGKPQCLLEDIGPALCWAEDQNASTATLLFTRFDETQRPDSIWRLRLTLDGAGFQAAPAQLVMREDDPEFWLGLGKTRSREWLLIESASKDTSETLLLPAASPGTAPYSPLPRQSGVEYSLEHRPGYFYRVHNQASPHFQLDVTCETALLAEPQSTGWSVLVGPRADTTLEGVDAFAWGLMLAERDHQQAQVMLRRLVIGADEHRVELDEVIPLPETPCSQSLEDSPHFDSRELRLREESFTQPPRWVAWDIDSRQRTLLKQQPVYGDMQPEHLVSRRHWAIADDGERIPVSVVMRADLANQPLPTLLYGYGAYGEPLDPWFSIARLELLKRGVAFAVAHVRGGGEGGEPWYLQGKMAHKENSFGDFLAARDKLVEAGISEPNRIVAHGGSAGGLLVATCVNRAPQSFCAAVLDVPFVDVLRTMQNPDLPLTTAEYSEWGNPEEETVRARIEGYSPLDNVTAQPYPAMLVEGSWLDTRVAYWEPAKWYARTTQLTTSAAPILLRTDMSAGHGGASGRFKAWRDGARQDTFVLWALGLLAQEKLDRSTTTP from the coding sequence ATGAAAGCACAGCCTTGCGCAACGCCATCGTCTCCCGTCGCCCGCCATGCGCGTGCCGATGATCCCCAATGGCATTGGCTGGAAGAGCGCGACAACCCCGAGGTAAGCGCGTTTCTGCAGGCGGCCAACGCGCAGAGCGACACCTGGTTCGCCCCCTATACCACGGAGATCCAGGCCCTCTATGATAGCCAACTGGCAAGGCGGGAGCTTGCCGTCAGCGGGTTGAAGACCGCGTTGGACCACTTCACATTCTGGAGCGAGACAGCGGCGGACGCCGATCATCCACTCTGGTGGCGTCACCCCAACGGCGACCCTGACACTGCCGAATGTGTACTGGATGTCAACCGCCGGGCAGCCAGGCATGAATTCTATGAACTCGCGGACATGGCACTCTCTCCCGAGGAGACGTGGCTTGCCTGGACCGAAGACATCCAGGGCGACGAACGCTACCAGTTATGGCTCAAGCGCCTGCCCGACGGGAAGCCGCAATGCCTGTTGGAGGATATCGGCCCGGCGCTTTGCTGGGCGGAAGACCAGAACGCAAGCACCGCCACGCTGCTGTTCACACGCTTCGACGAGACTCAGCGCCCTGACAGCATCTGGCGTCTTAGGCTCACACTCGATGGAGCAGGTTTCCAGGCAGCTCCGGCACAACTCGTCATGCGCGAAGACGACCCCGAATTCTGGTTGGGGCTGGGTAAGACCCGTTCGCGGGAGTGGCTGTTGATCGAAAGCGCCTCCAAGGACACCAGCGAAACATTGCTGCTGCCCGCCGCTTCCCCGGGTACCGCACCGTATAGCCCTCTTCCACGCCAGTCGGGGGTGGAATATAGCCTGGAACATCGGCCCGGCTACTTCTACCGAGTGCATAACCAGGCCAGCCCGCACTTTCAGCTGGATGTCACTTGTGAAACCGCGCTTCTGGCAGAACCGCAGTCGACGGGCTGGTCGGTGCTCGTCGGCCCACGTGCCGATACTACGCTGGAAGGCGTGGATGCCTTTGCCTGGGGCTTGATGCTGGCGGAGCGTGACCACCAGCAGGCGCAAGTCATGTTGCGTCGCCTTGTCATTGGCGCTGACGAGCATCGAGTGGAGCTGGACGAGGTGATACCCCTGCCGGAAACGCCCTGTTCCCAGTCGCTCGAAGACTCCCCTCACTTCGACTCTCGCGAACTGCGCCTGCGCGAGGAGTCCTTTACTCAGCCACCGCGCTGGGTTGCCTGGGATATCGACAGCCGCCAACGCACCCTGCTCAAGCAGCAACCGGTGTACGGCGACATGCAGCCGGAACATCTTGTCAGCCGGCGTCATTGGGCTATCGCAGACGATGGCGAGCGTATTCCAGTTTCCGTAGTCATGCGTGCCGACCTGGCCAACCAACCGCTTCCCACCCTTTTGTACGGCTATGGCGCCTACGGCGAACCCCTCGATCCGTGGTTTTCGATTGCCCGCCTGGAGCTGCTCAAGCGGGGGGTGGCCTTCGCCGTTGCCCATGTGCGTGGCGGTGGCGAAGGCGGTGAGCCCTGGTATCTACAAGGCAAGATGGCCCACAAGGAGAACAGCTTCGGCGATTTCCTCGCCGCCCGGGACAAGCTGGTCGAAGCGGGTATCAGTGAGCCGAATCGAATCGTTGCTCATGGTGGCAGCGCCGGGGGATTGCTGGTTGCCACCTGCGTCAACCGAGCGCCACAGAGTTTCTGCGCCGCCGTACTCGATGTTCCCTTCGTCGATGTCCTGCGGACCATGCAGAACCCCGATCTGCCCTTGACCACGGCGGAGTACAGCGAATGGGGCAATCCCGAGGAAGAAACGGTCAGGGCACGGATAGAAGGTTATTCACCGCTGGATAACGTGACCGCCCAGCCCTACCCGGCCATGCTGGTCGAAGGCAGCTGGCTCGATACACGCGTGGCCTACTGGGAGCCCGCCAAGTGGTATGCACGCACTACCCAACTGACCACGAGCGCGGCTCCGATCCTGTTGCGTACCGACATGAGTGCCGGCCATGGCGGTGCCTCGGGCCGCTTCAAGGCCTGGCGCGATGGCGCCCGCCAGGACACATTCGTGCTTTGGGCGCTCGGTCTATTGGCACAAGAGAAGCTTGATCGATCCACCACGACACCCTGA
- a CDS encoding class II glutamine amidotransferase has product MCELLGMSANVPTDICFSFSGFLHRGGGTGPHRDGWGIAFYEEGGYREFRDPYPSVDSPIARLICDYPIKSRVVISHIRHANVGNVRLANTHPFTREMWGRPWCYAHNGQLEGWQTLPLVFYTPVGDTDSEHAFCWLISELRQAFPRPPDEADVLWKFLHGLCEYLRGLGVFNLLLSDGEYLYTYCSTKLAHITRQAPFGEAELSDAEITVNFAEHTTADDVVSVIATQPLTHNETWQHLMPGELLVWHDGIIQARYSSNSSST; this is encoded by the coding sequence ATGTGTGAATTGCTGGGCATGAGCGCCAACGTGCCGACGGATATCTGCTTCAGTTTCTCGGGTTTTCTGCATCGTGGCGGCGGCACCGGGCCACATCGGGATGGTTGGGGAATCGCCTTCTACGAAGAGGGCGGATACCGTGAATTTCGTGACCCGTACCCCTCTGTCGACTCGCCTATCGCCCGGTTGATCTGCGACTACCCGATCAAGTCCCGGGTGGTCATCAGTCACATTCGTCACGCTAACGTCGGCAATGTGCGCCTGGCCAATACCCACCCCTTCACCCGTGAGATGTGGGGGCGGCCGTGGTGCTATGCCCACAACGGGCAGTTGGAAGGCTGGCAAACGTTACCGCTGGTGTTCTATACGCCGGTGGGAGATACCGACAGCGAACATGCCTTCTGCTGGTTGATAAGCGAGCTACGACAAGCTTTTCCCCGACCGCCTGACGAGGCCGACGTCCTGTGGAAGTTCCTGCACGGCTTGTGCGAGTACCTGCGCGGACTGGGCGTGTTCAACCTGCTGCTTTCCGATGGCGAGTACCTGTATACCTACTGTTCCACCAAGCTTGCGCATATCACCCGACAAGCGCCTTTTGGCGAAGCCGAACTTTCCGATGCTGAAATCACGGTCAACTTCGCCGAGCACACCACTGCAGACGATGTGGTTTCGGTCATCGCCACCCAGCCGTTGACTCACAATGAAACATGGCAGCATTTGATGCCGGGCGAGCTCCTGGTGTGGCACGACGGGATCATACAGGCACGCTATAGTAGTAATTCAAGCAGTACTTAA
- a CDS encoding IS5 family transposase → MKQISFAQAEHQNKKKVTRRERFLAQMEALVPWQRLIDALSPSYFPNAAGKRGRPPIGLERMLRIYFLQQWYALADEALEDAIYDSQAMRDFIGIDLAIESVPDATTLLRFRHLLEKHALTQRIFEEINAHLTEKGLFMREGTIVDATIVAAAPSTKNKAKQRDPEMKQTRKGKQYYFGMKAHIGVDAVTGLAHSVTATSANVADVTMVNQLVRDDDKQVYGDAGYTGMWKYLDEEKDAPASRCCVAAKRSPIKKMEDSPMKTLLLAIEKAKASIRSKVEHPFHVIKNLFGYRKVRYKGLAKNQAQLFSLFGLANLVLATRCEGRVDGASAP, encoded by the coding sequence ATGAAGCAGATCTCGTTTGCCCAAGCCGAGCACCAGAACAAGAAAAAAGTCACCCGCCGCGAGCGGTTCCTGGCCCAGATGGAGGCGCTAGTGCCTTGGCAACGGCTGATCGATGCACTGTCGCCGTCCTACTTTCCCAACGCGGCAGGCAAGCGCGGCCGGCCCCCCATCGGCCTGGAGCGCATGCTGCGGATCTACTTCCTGCAGCAGTGGTACGCGCTTGCCGATGAGGCGCTCGAAGATGCCATCTACGATAGCCAGGCCATGCGTGACTTCATTGGTATCGACCTGGCCATCGAGAGTGTGCCGGACGCGACCACGCTGCTGCGTTTCCGCCACTTGTTGGAGAAGCATGCGCTGACCCAGCGGATCTTCGAGGAAATCAATGCCCATCTGACCGAGAAGGGCCTGTTCATGCGCGAGGGCACCATTGTCGATGCCACCATCGTGGCGGCGGCGCCTTCCACCAAGAACAAGGCCAAGCAACGCGATCCGGAGATGAAGCAGACCAGGAAGGGCAAGCAGTATTACTTTGGCATGAAGGCTCATATCGGCGTTGATGCCGTCACCGGGCTGGCTCACAGTGTCACTGCCACCTCGGCCAATGTCGCCGATGTCACCATGGTGAACCAGCTGGTCCGAGACGATGACAAGCAGGTATACGGCGACGCGGGTTACACCGGCATGTGGAAGTATCTGGACGAAGAGAAGGATGCCCCGGCCTCCCGCTGCTGTGTTGCCGCCAAGCGCAGCCCCATCAAGAAGATGGAAGACAGCCCCATGAAAACGCTGCTGCTGGCAATCGAGAAGGCCAAGGCCAGCATCCGCTCCAAGGTCGAGCATCCGTTTCATGTCATCAAGAACCTCTTCGGCTACCGCAAGGTGCGCTACAAGGGGTTGGCCAAGAACCAAGCGCAGCTATTCAGCCTGTTCGGACTGGCCAATTTGGTACTGGCGACACGATGCGAAGGCCGAGTTGACGGGGCCAGTGCGCCTTGA
- a CDS encoding AMP-binding protein, translated as MSEHANAPVLQGPALEGLDQYDSVTDVFHAAVGRFKTKPAFSCMGRTLTFDDLDRLSGDFAAWLQHETNLEPGDRIAIQLPNLLQFPVAVFGALRAGLVVVNTNPLYTEREMAHQFKDSGAKAIVILANMADKLERILDKTDIQHVVVTQIADLHGFPKRLLINAAVKYVKKMVPSYSLPGAVSMRDALGKGASLNHRDIQRSPHDLAALQYTGGTTGMPKGAMLTHENLIANMLQARTAIGANLSDGEELIIAPLPVYHIYTFTVNCLFLMETGNHSVLITNPRDLDGFIKELKKLPFTGFIGLNTLFNALCNRDDFRQLDFSKLHLTISGGMALTRPAAKRWEEVTGCPIAEGYGLTETSPIVSFNPTDAIQLGTIGKPVAGTAVKVVDADNNDVALGEPGELCVKGPQVMKGYWQREEETAASVDAEGWFHTGDIAVLQDDGYIRIVDRKKDMILVSGFNVYPNEVEDVVAAHPDVVESAAVGVADENSGEAIKLFVVSKNPELTAESLRAWCKKELTGYKVPRYIEFRDELPKTNVGKVLRRQLRDEKPESA; from the coding sequence ATGAGCGAGCACGCCAATGCACCGGTACTACAGGGGCCTGCACTGGAAGGTCTGGATCAGTACGACTCCGTCACCGATGTGTTTCATGCGGCGGTCGGCCGTTTCAAGACGAAGCCGGCGTTTTCCTGCATGGGACGGACGCTGACGTTCGATGATCTGGATCGTCTTTCGGGAGATTTTGCCGCCTGGCTGCAGCATGAAACCAATCTCGAGCCAGGTGATCGAATCGCCATCCAGTTGCCCAACCTGCTGCAGTTTCCCGTAGCGGTATTCGGCGCCCTGCGTGCCGGTCTGGTGGTGGTCAATACCAATCCGCTCTACACCGAGCGGGAAATGGCCCATCAGTTCAAGGACTCCGGTGCCAAGGCAATCGTGATTCTAGCCAACATGGCCGACAAGCTCGAAAGAATCCTCGACAAGACCGATATCCAGCATGTGGTTGTCACCCAAATCGCCGATTTGCATGGCTTTCCCAAGCGCTTGTTGATCAATGCCGCCGTCAAATACGTCAAGAAAATGGTGCCTTCCTACTCGCTACCGGGCGCGGTGTCGATGCGCGATGCCCTCGGCAAGGGCGCTTCATTGAATCATCGGGATATCCAGCGTAGCCCGCACGACCTGGCGGCATTGCAATACACCGGTGGCACGACGGGCATGCCCAAGGGCGCCATGCTGACCCACGAGAACCTGATCGCCAACATGCTTCAGGCACGTACCGCGATCGGTGCCAACCTGAGTGATGGCGAAGAGCTGATTATTGCTCCGCTACCGGTTTATCATATCTATACCTTTACCGTTAATTGCCTGTTTTTGATGGAGACTGGCAACCATTCGGTATTGATTACCAATCCTCGTGATCTGGATGGCTTCATCAAGGAGCTGAAAAAGCTCCCTTTCACGGGGTTCATCGGGTTGAATACGCTGTTCAATGCGCTGTGCAACCGTGATGACTTCAGACAGCTCGACTTCTCCAAGCTTCATCTGACCATTTCTGGCGGCATGGCGCTGACCAGGCCCGCCGCCAAGCGCTGGGAGGAGGTCACCGGTTGCCCGATCGCCGAAGGTTACGGTCTTACCGAAACGTCTCCCATCGTCAGCTTCAATCCCACCGACGCGATTCAATTGGGTACCATCGGCAAGCCGGTGGCCGGTACCGCGGTCAAGGTTGTCGATGCGGATAACAATGATGTTGCACTGGGCGAGCCGGGCGAGCTCTGCGTGAAGGGACCTCAGGTCATGAAAGGGTACTGGCAGCGCGAAGAGGAGACCGCTGCTTCGGTGGATGCCGAGGGTTGGTTCCATACGGGCGATATCGCCGTTCTCCAGGATGACGGCTACATCCGTATCGTCGACCGCAAGAAGGACATGATTCTGGTCTCGGGTTTCAATGTCTATCCCAACGAAGTGGAAGATGTCGTGGCAGCTCACCCGGATGTCGTGGAGTCCGCTGCTGTGGGAGTTGCTGACGAGAATAGCGGTGAAGCCATCAAACTTTTCGTCGTATCCAAGAACCCTGAGCTTACGGCGGAAAGCCTGCGGGCCTGGTGCAAGAAGGAACTGACCGGCTACAAGGTGCCCAGATACATCGAATTCCGCGATGAACTTCCCAAGACCAATGTCGGCAAGGTTCTGCGGCGCCAATTGCGTGATGAAAAACCGGAGTCTGCGTAA
- the hrpA gene encoding ATP-dependent RNA helicase HrpA gives MTAPTLHAIRQGLGSVMLRDAYRLENKLGGLERRVREGKPVNRGVGELQREFSRARAVLARRQAQPVTLNYPPDLPVVERRQDILKALEQHQVVVVAGETGSGKTTQLPKLCLELGLGRRGLIGHTQPRRLAARSVATRLAEELEVPLGEQVGYQVRFTDQSSESTLVKLMTDGILLAETQHDPQLKRYDAIIIDEAHERSLNIDFLLGYLKRLLPKRPDLKVIITSATIDVERFAAHFGSVEKPAPVVAVSGRTYPVETHYRPLVRDAEDEEDRTLQEGILHAVEEIAIIEREKGWLHGPRDVLVFLPGEREIRETADTLRRADLRDTEILPLYARLSNAEQNRVFSAHRGRRIVLATNVAETSLTVPGIRYVIDPGLVRISRYSYRAKIQRLPVEAVSQASANQRKGRCGRVAPGVCIRLYGEEDFLGRPEFTDPEIQRTNLASVILSMLALKLGDIEKFPFVDPPDSRFVKDGFRLLFELGAVSEQQRLTPMGRKLARLPIDPRLARMVLAGAERGSLRDVLIVVSALAIQDPRERPADKRQAADQAHQRWHDPDSDFVALLNVWHGFDNARESLSGNRLRRWCRDHFLNYLRLREWHDTFRQLRQLLRDMDIEVPPPPPRDADESEEQARQMRRKTSDKMHQALLAGLLSNLGQLLENREYLGARNRKFMIHPGSGLAKKTPKWLMAFELVETSRLFARTVARIDPKWIEPQAEHLVKRSYSEPHWEMKRAQVVAFEQVTLFGLPIVARRKVHFGPVDPELSREIFIRRALVEGEFRTRGDFFDHNRALIAEVEALEDRARRRDILVDEETLFAFYDERIPEGIVNGKGFEHWRKEAERHQPDLLKFDRAALQARDAQDITEQQYPEHITLGGVVYPLHYHFSPGAEDDGVTLTVPAAMLPQLPKAQLEWLVPGLLREKCIALLKSLPKSVRRQVVPIPDWVDAALETLMPENRPLTDALGEFIRRRTGARVHPDDWRLEQLEPHLIMNLKVVDHAGETLGQGRDARELEKRFEAAAGEGARALAEQAAGEPALEGMPETPLPESRVTTQAGIRVEAFPALVAHGKQFRVELFDHPDKASLAHREGIARLAMVRLPEQVKAIRRLKGVETCALLFAKVGSKQALMDDLVLAVFQEVMAKAPLPRSRDELDQRLKIGQSELITQAEHKVTQVRDALEGHLAVSKELKGNLNFSLALIYNDVKAQMRQLVYPGFITQSGTWLSEYPRYTQAALIRLEKAPRERGRDQMLMQDVQALEARWNARRESERRGEVEDPELVAFGWWLQELRVSLFAQQLGTAMPVSVKRLEKQWQEIIGSV, from the coding sequence ATGACCGCACCAACGTTGCATGCCATCAGGCAAGGCCTGGGGAGCGTCATGCTGCGTGATGCCTATCGCCTGGAGAACAAGTTAGGCGGCCTGGAAAGACGTGTACGCGAAGGCAAGCCGGTGAATCGTGGCGTAGGCGAGCTGCAGCGGGAATTCAGCCGAGCGCGAGCGGTCCTGGCCCGCCGTCAGGCCCAGCCAGTCACGCTCAATTATCCGCCGGACCTGCCCGTGGTCGAGCGGCGGCAGGATATTCTCAAGGCTCTGGAACAGCACCAGGTTGTAGTTGTGGCGGGGGAGACCGGTTCGGGCAAGACGACTCAGCTACCCAAGCTCTGTCTCGAGCTGGGATTGGGTCGACGCGGCTTAATCGGCCATACCCAGCCTCGTCGTCTGGCCGCACGGTCGGTGGCGACCCGCCTGGCGGAGGAACTTGAAGTCCCGCTGGGCGAGCAGGTCGGCTATCAGGTGCGCTTCACCGACCAGAGCAGCGAGTCGACACTGGTCAAGCTGATGACCGATGGCATCCTGCTGGCGGAAACCCAACATGACCCCCAGCTCAAACGCTACGATGCGATCATTATCGACGAAGCCCACGAACGTAGCCTCAATATCGATTTCCTGTTGGGGTATCTGAAGCGCCTGTTGCCCAAACGGCCCGACCTGAAAGTCATCATCACCTCGGCGACCATCGATGTGGAGCGCTTTGCGGCACACTTCGGCAGTGTGGAAAAGCCGGCCCCCGTGGTTGCGGTATCCGGGCGCACTTATCCCGTCGAGACTCACTATCGCCCTCTGGTGCGCGACGCCGAGGATGAAGAAGACCGTACCCTGCAGGAGGGGATTCTCCACGCAGTGGAGGAGATCGCAATCATCGAGCGTGAGAAGGGCTGGCTCCACGGCCCGCGAGATGTGCTGGTATTTCTCCCGGGAGAGCGGGAAATCCGTGAGACCGCCGACACCCTGCGCCGTGCCGATTTGCGCGACACCGAGATATTGCCCCTCTACGCGCGGCTCTCCAACGCCGAACAGAACCGCGTCTTCAGCGCGCACCGTGGCCGCCGTATCGTCCTGGCCACCAATGTGGCGGAAACGTCGCTGACCGTGCCGGGCATCCGCTACGTGATCGATCCGGGGCTTGTGCGTATCAGTCGCTACAGTTATCGCGCCAAGATCCAGCGCTTGCCGGTGGAGGCTGTGAGCCAGGCCAGCGCCAACCAGCGCAAGGGGCGTTGTGGCCGGGTGGCGCCGGGGGTCTGTATCCGCCTCTATGGTGAAGAGGATTTCCTTGGCCGACCGGAGTTCACCGACCCCGAAATCCAGCGTACCAACCTGGCGTCGGTGATTCTCTCGATGCTGGCGCTCAAGCTGGGCGATATCGAGAAATTTCCCTTTGTCGATCCACCTGATTCGCGATTTGTCAAGGATGGGTTTCGCCTGTTGTTCGAGCTGGGCGCGGTCAGCGAGCAGCAGCGCCTGACTCCGATGGGGCGCAAGCTGGCCCGCTTGCCCATCGACCCGCGCCTGGCGCGCATGGTGCTGGCAGGAGCCGAGCGGGGCAGCTTGCGCGATGTACTTATCGTGGTCTCGGCCCTGGCGATTCAGGACCCCCGCGAACGTCCGGCGGACAAGCGTCAGGCAGCCGACCAGGCTCACCAGCGCTGGCATGATCCCGATTCCGATTTTGTCGCCCTGCTCAATGTATGGCATGGCTTCGACAATGCTCGGGAGTCGCTTTCAGGCAACCGGCTGCGCCGTTGGTGTCGCGATCATTTCCTCAATTATCTGCGCTTGCGCGAATGGCATGATACGTTTCGCCAGCTGCGCCAATTGCTGCGTGACATGGACATCGAAGTGCCGCCACCGCCGCCTCGCGATGCCGATGAAAGCGAAGAGCAAGCGCGCCAGATGCGGCGCAAGACGTCGGACAAGATGCACCAGGCGCTGTTGGCCGGGCTGCTCTCGAACCTTGGTCAATTGCTGGAAAATCGCGAATACCTCGGGGCGCGTAATCGCAAGTTCATGATTCATCCCGGCTCGGGGCTGGCCAAGAAAACGCCTAAATGGCTCATGGCATTCGAACTAGTGGAAACCTCGCGGCTGTTTGCCCGGACTGTGGCCAGGATCGACCCCAAATGGATAGAGCCGCAGGCGGAACATCTGGTCAAGCGTTCCTATAGCGAGCCGCACTGGGAGATGAAACGTGCCCAGGTAGTCGCCTTTGAACAGGTGACGCTGTTCGGTCTGCCGATCGTGGCACGCCGCAAGGTGCATTTCGGCCCGGTGGACCCCGAGCTTTCCCGGGAAATCTTCATTCGCCGAGCTCTGGTGGAAGGGGAGTTTCGTACCCGGGGCGACTTCTTCGACCACAACCGCGCCTTGATCGCAGAGGTCGAGGCCCTTGAGGATCGTGCCCGGCGTCGGGATATTCTCGTCGATGAGGAGACGCTGTTCGCCTTCTACGATGAGCGGATTCCCGAAGGTATCGTCAACGGCAAGGGGTTCGAACATTGGCGCAAGGAGGCCGAGCGGCACCAGCCGGATCTGCTCAAGTTCGACCGCGCGGCGTTGCAGGCAAGGGACGCGCAGGATATTACCGAGCAACAGTACCCAGAACATATCACTCTCGGGGGCGTGGTGTACCCGCTGCATTACCACTTTTCGCCGGGCGCTGAAGATGACGGGGTGACGTTGACCGTTCCCGCGGCGATGCTGCCGCAACTGCCCAAGGCACAGCTGGAGTGGCTGGTGCCGGGGCTGCTGCGGGAAAAGTGCATCGCGCTGTTGAAATCACTGCCCAAATCCGTACGCCGCCAGGTAGTGCCGATTCCCGACTGGGTAGATGCAGCCCTGGAGACGCTGATGCCGGAAAACCGGCCTTTGACCGACGCCTTGGGAGAGTTCATCCGCAGGCGGACTGGCGCGCGGGTGCATCCGGACGACTGGCGCCTGGAGCAGCTCGAACCCCACTTGATCATGAATCTAAAGGTTGTTGACCATGCGGGGGAAACGCTGGGACAAGGACGCGATGCCCGTGAACTGGAGAAGCGCTTCGAAGCCGCTGCGGGCGAAGGGGCCAGGGCCTTGGCCGAGCAGGCCGCCGGGGAACCTGCCCTGGAAGGTATGCCCGAAACCCCACTTCCCGAATCGCGGGTCACCACTCAGGCGGGAATTCGGGTGGAGGCCTTTCCCGCCCTGGTGGCGCACGGCAAACAGTTCAGAGTCGAGTTGTTCGATCATCCCGACAAGGCCTCGCTGGCGCATCGAGAGGGCATTGCGCGGCTGGCCATGGTGCGCCTGCCGGAGCAGGTCAAGGCGATACGTCGGCTGAAGGGAGTGGAAACTTGCGCGTTGCTGTTTGCCAAGGTGGGCAGCAAGCAGGCGCTGATGGATGACTTGGTGCTGGCCGTTTTCCAGGAGGTGATGGCGAAAGCTCCCTTGCCCCGTTCCCGTGACGAGTTAGACCAGCGTCTGAAAATCGGCCAGAGTGAACTGATAACGCAAGCCGAACACAAGGTGACGCAGGTAAGGGACGCGCTGGAAGGGCATCTTGCGGTCAGCAAGGAGTTGAAGGGAAATCTTAATTTTTCCTTGGCGTTGATCTATAACGACGTCAAGGCGCAAATGCGCCAACTGGTATATCCCGGATTCATCACTCAGTCGGGCACGTGGTTGAGCGAGTACCCACGTTATACCCAGGCGGCTCTGATCCGTTTGGAAAAGGCCCCGCGAGAACGGGGCCGCGACCAAATGCTGATGCAGGATGTCCAAGCCTTGGAAGCTCGCTGGAACGCCCGCCGTGAAAGCGAGAGGAGAGGTGAGGTAGAAGACCCCGAGCTTGTGGCATTCGGCTGGTGGTTGCAGGAGTTACGGGTCTCGCTTTTCGCGCAGCAGTTGGGTACCGCGATGCCGGTATCGGTCAAGCGCCTGGAGAAGCAGTGGCAGGAAATCATTGGCAGCGTTTAG
- a CDS encoding beta-ketoacyl-ACP synthase III, producing MTNVVITGTGLFTPEHAIDNDALVATFNTWVDRENARYSQAIAAGEREPLAYSSSEFIEKASGIKSRYVLDATGILDPERMRPRLPVRQNDEPSIQCEMALDAARQALTAAGVKAQDIDLVIVACSNLERAYPAVAVELQDALGAGGYGYDMNVACSSATFALEAAANAIVSGSVKRALVVNPEICSAHLNFRDRDSHFIFGDACTAMVLEADDIATAPTRFEILGTRLVTRFSNAIRNNAGFLNRVTDSDPLESDKLFVQEGRRVFKEVCPLVAKLITDHLASLELSGEDVTRMWLHQANRHMNDLIGRKVLGFEPDETQAPIILDHYANTSSAGSIIAFHLHHDQLETGDIGVICSFGAGYSAGSVVVRRC from the coding sequence ATGACAAACGTGGTGATTACCGGCACAGGCCTGTTCACGCCGGAACACGCCATTGACAATGATGCCTTGGTGGCAACGTTCAATACCTGGGTGGATCGGGAAAATGCCCGTTACTCCCAGGCGATTGCCGCAGGTGAGCGCGAGCCGCTGGCATATTCCAGCAGCGAATTCATCGAAAAGGCCTCGGGCATCAAGAGCCGTTATGTGTTGGATGCCACGGGTATCCTGGATCCCGAGCGCATGCGCCCCAGGCTACCGGTTCGCCAGAATGACGAGCCTTCCATTCAGTGTGAAATGGCACTCGATGCAGCACGCCAGGCGCTGACCGCTGCCGGGGTGAAAGCGCAGGATATCGATCTGGTGATCGTTGCCTGTTCCAACCTTGAGCGGGCCTATCCTGCCGTGGCCGTGGAGCTGCAGGATGCCCTGGGAGCCGGTGGCTACGGCTATGATATGAACGTCGCCTGTTCATCGGCAACGTTTGCCCTGGAGGCCGCAGCCAACGCCATCGTCTCCGGCAGCGTCAAGCGCGCACTGGTCGTCAATCCCGAGATATGTTCTGCCCACCTGAACTTTCGCGACCGCGATAGTCATTTCATCTTCGGCGATGCCTGTACGGCGATGGTGCTGGAAGCTGACGATATCGCCACTGCGCCGACCCGCTTCGAAATACTGGGAACGCGCCTGGTCACGCGCTTTTCCAATGCCATTCGCAACAATGCAGGCTTTCTGAATCGGGTGACCGACAGCGATCCGTTGGAAAGCGACAAGTTGTTCGTCCAGGAAGGCCGTCGCGTATTCAAGGAAGTCTGTCCGCTGGTGGCCAAGCTGATCACTGATCACCTCGCTTCGTTGGAACTCAGCGGTGAGGACGTGACGCGAATGTGGTTGCACCAGGCCAATCGCCACATGAACGACCTGATTGGCCGAAAGGTGCTGGGGTTCGAGCCGGATGAAACCCAGGCACCGATTATTCTGGACCACTATGCCAACACAAGCTCGGCGGGGTCGATCATTGCCTTTCACCTGCACCATGACCAGCTCGAGACCGGTGACATCGGCGTGATCTGTTCCTTCGGCGCCGGTTATAGTGCCGGCAGCGTCGTGGTACGTCGCTGTTGA